One window from the genome of Desulforamulus ruminis DSM 2154 encodes:
- a CDS encoding HD domain-containing protein has protein sequence MVMMASSMMKKMIAYFGADVKRINHALKVYALAKSIGELEGLTGEKLEILDAASILHDIGIKESERKYSSTAGKYQQFEGPPIAREFLQEFNLSQSFVERVCYLIGNHHTYTKIDDLDFQILVEADFLVNIFEGDLGQEQVEIIKEKYFKTKTGRSYLESMYLS, from the coding sequence GTGGTAATGATGGCAAGTAGTATGATGAAAAAAATGATCGCCTATTTTGGGGCCGATGTAAAACGGATCAACCATGCCCTTAAGGTGTATGCGCTGGCCAAAAGCATTGGTGAGTTAGAGGGGCTTACCGGAGAAAAACTTGAAATCTTAGACGCAGCTTCTATTTTACATGATATCGGGATTAAAGAGAGTGAAAGAAAATATTCATCAACAGCCGGAAAGTATCAACAGTTCGAAGGCCCCCCCATCGCCCGGGAGTTTCTGCAGGAGTTCAATTTGAGTCAAAGTTTTGTTGAGCGGGTTTGCTATTTGATTGGGAATCATCATACCTATACCAAAATTGATGATCTGGATTTTCAGATTTTGGTGGAGGCAGATTTTCTGGTCAATATCTTTGAAGGGGACCTGGGGCAGGAACAAGTAGAAATCATTAAAGAAAAATATTTTAAAACCAAAACCGGCCGGAGTTATCTGGAAAGCATGTATCTTTCATAA